The Nitrospinaceae bacterium genome has a segment encoding these proteins:
- the ychF gene encoding redox-regulated ATPase YchF, giving the protein MKIGIIGIASSGKTTLFNALTGGEANTGGYGASQVNVGIGRVADPRVDAMSEMFQPKKTTYATVEFADVPGLGEGRDGASTSAEESIPQALEGADALLLVLRAFDDPGVPHPRQSVDPARDLGDMRLDLILRDLSVVERRVERLKKSLAKKKDPAEAAEFEVLEKIQTSLEEGVSILAQDLPEKVQTLLRGYGFLSAKPVLAVLNVGEDKIGESAGALGVEAAEGEAPPVVVGAQLEEELAQLDEEEQAVFLADYGLERPARDRVIQASFALLGLECFLTVGEDEVRAWPIRRGTSALKAAGSIHSDLERGFIRAEVIGYDDFVAAGSMAAARDKGVLRIEGKDYEVQDGEIMHVRFNV; this is encoded by the coding sequence TTGAAAATTGGAATTATCGGAATTGCCTCGAGTGGGAAAACCACTCTTTTTAATGCGCTCACAGGTGGTGAGGCGAACACGGGAGGCTACGGCGCCTCTCAGGTGAACGTCGGTATTGGTCGTGTGGCCGATCCGCGCGTTGATGCCATGAGCGAAATGTTTCAGCCGAAAAAAACGACCTATGCCACGGTTGAGTTCGCCGATGTTCCTGGCCTTGGCGAGGGGCGAGATGGCGCATCCACATCGGCCGAGGAGAGCATCCCCCAGGCACTTGAGGGGGCGGACGCTCTCTTGCTGGTGCTGCGGGCTTTTGACGATCCGGGGGTGCCCCATCCGAGGCAGAGCGTGGACCCTGCTCGCGATTTGGGTGACATGCGGCTCGACCTCATTTTGCGTGATCTTTCTGTTGTCGAACGACGGGTGGAACGGCTTAAAAAATCGTTGGCGAAGAAAAAAGATCCGGCCGAGGCGGCCGAATTCGAGGTGTTGGAAAAAATCCAAACCTCTCTTGAAGAGGGTGTTTCGATTCTCGCCCAGGATTTGCCTGAAAAAGTGCAGACCCTGCTCCGAGGGTACGGCTTTCTTTCGGCCAAGCCCGTACTGGCCGTTCTCAATGTAGGTGAGGATAAAATAGGTGAGTCGGCAGGGGCGTTGGGTGTCGAGGCGGCCGAGGGTGAGGCTCCCCCTGTTGTGGTTGGCGCGCAACTTGAGGAGGAGCTTGCGCAGTTGGACGAGGAGGAGCAGGCGGTTTTTCTCGCTGACTATGGATTAGAGCGCCCTGCGAGGGACCGGGTGATACAAGCCTCTTTCGCCCTTTTGGGGCTTGAGTGTTTCTTGACGGTTGGGGAGGACGAAGTGCGTGCCTGGCCGATTCGGCGGGGCACCTCGGCCCTCAAAGCGGCGGGAAGCATCCACTCGGACCTTGAACGCGGATTTATCCGGGCAGAGGTGATTGGCTATGACGACTTCGTGGCGGCAGGTTCAATGGCGGCGGCCCGAGACAAAGGGGTGCTTCGCATAGAGGGAAAAGACTACGAAGTCCAGGACGGTGAGATCATGCACGTGCGCTTCAACGTGTAA
- a CDS encoding alpha/beta fold hydrolase, giving the protein MPIVNSGGVDIDYEILNADSSATPVFFISGLGGGRESWPLQAEPFSKERPVVLHDHRGTGKSAKPPGVYSVPNMAGDVVAIMDDAGIPKAHLVGSSTGGAIIQIMCIDHPEKVQSAAITSSWPKSDAFFIRQFTMRKKILLELGWDDYTRISALSLHSPKFFTDNFSRIEDKENLMIKNAPPAEIMAERIDAIIAHDQIDRLGQITAPTLVAVAQDDACTPPYYSDQLVSKIPGAELHVFEWGGHFVYLANTEEFNRVIHAFIEKHDG; this is encoded by the coding sequence ATGCCCATCGTGAATTCCGGCGGAGTGGACATCGACTATGAAATCCTGAACGCGGACTCCTCAGCGACACCCGTATTCTTTATCAGCGGGCTGGGCGGCGGTCGCGAATCGTGGCCCCTTCAGGCCGAGCCATTCTCGAAAGAGCGCCCCGTCGTTCTTCACGACCATCGGGGAACCGGAAAAAGCGCCAAGCCCCCTGGTGTCTATAGTGTGCCGAACATGGCGGGCGATGTGGTAGCCATCATGGACGATGCCGGAATCCCCAAAGCCCACCTTGTCGGAAGCTCGACCGGCGGGGCGATTATCCAGATCATGTGCATCGATCATCCTGAAAAGGTGCAGAGCGCGGCCATCACCAGCTCGTGGCCCAAGTCCGACGCTTTTTTTATCCGTCAGTTCACGATGCGCAAAAAAATCCTGCTTGAACTCGGTTGGGATGACTACACGCGGATATCGGCCCTCTCGCTTCATTCACCCAAATTTTTCACCGACAATTTTTCCCGGATTGAGGACAAGGAAAACCTCATGATCAAAAACGCGCCGCCCGCCGAGATCATGGCCGAGCGAATCGACGCCATCATCGCGCACGATCAAATCGATCGACTGGGCCAAATCACGGCGCCCACCCTCGTCGCCGTGGCACAGGACGATGCCTGCACCCCGCCCTACTACTCGGACCAGCTGGTCAGTAAAATACCGGGGGCCGAGCTTCACGTTTTCGAGTGGGGCGGCCATTTTGTCTACCTGGCGAACACCGAGGAATTCAATCGCGTGATTCACGCGTTCATCGAAAAACATGACGGCTGA
- the selB gene encoding selenocysteine-specific translation elongation factor, with amino-acid sequence MKHIIIGTAGHIDHGKTSLVRALTGTDTDRLKEEKERGITIELGFAQLDIGELSAGIVDVPGHERFVKNMLAGAGGIDLVILVIAADEGVMPQTREHLAICRLLGVKAGLVALTKCDLVEADWVELVTDDLADFVKGTFLEGQPVVPVSSSTGAGLDELRDEIVRLAENTATKSGEGIFRLPIDRVFTMKGFGAVVTGTLFSGAVRVGERVQIFPGDAEARVRGLQVHGEAVEEAVAGTRTAVNLQGVERMDIERGGVLGRAGELKATYMLDVRLEHIPDAPRPLKTRDRVRFHTGTSEVMGRISVIGAETIEPGESAFAQIRLEAPVSALPRDRFVIRSYSPVVTIGGGEILDVAPKKHRRLRVSSMAHFDAHLGADETTRLQLLLADAGPAGADVATLTGRLTLTPDEIRTQLAALAKSGRARIVEAETSLTLSKAHFTALQNAITDFLAEYHKTNPLKPGAPREEVRGKGGGAGERAFAAALKTLVHAGTLIEEGAQLRLATHEVKVGEDLAKVKTKLEDFFKSANFQPPVLKSVFSEASVPEGPGKAAMQVLVDEGALIRLKDDLIYHKDAVDGARSRLESYLGENDNISASEFRDLLGITRKHAIPILEYFDTARITLRVGDKRVLRPQSGTN; translated from the coding sequence GTGAAACACATCATCATCGGCACGGCTGGCCACATCGATCACGGGAAGACCTCCCTCGTGCGTGCGCTGACGGGCACCGACACTGACCGGCTAAAAGAGGAAAAAGAGCGCGGCATAACGATTGAGCTTGGATTCGCCCAGCTCGACATCGGCGAGTTGAGCGCGGGCATCGTAGATGTGCCGGGCCACGAGCGTTTCGTGAAGAACATGCTCGCAGGCGCTGGCGGAATCGATCTGGTTATCCTCGTCATCGCGGCCGATGAGGGAGTGATGCCCCAGACGCGGGAGCACTTGGCCATCTGCCGCCTTCTTGGAGTGAAGGCCGGGCTCGTCGCGCTGACCAAGTGCGACCTGGTAGAGGCAGACTGGGTTGAGCTGGTCACGGACGATCTGGCGGATTTCGTTAAAGGCACATTTCTAGAGGGCCAGCCCGTGGTGCCTGTGTCCTCGTCAACGGGCGCGGGCCTTGATGAACTCCGAGACGAGATTGTCCGGCTCGCAGAGAACACCGCCACCAAAAGCGGCGAGGGTATTTTCCGGCTACCCATCGATCGGGTATTCACCATGAAAGGGTTTGGCGCGGTTGTTACCGGAACTTTGTTCAGCGGGGCGGTTCGCGTGGGCGAGCGCGTGCAGATATTCCCCGGAGATGCCGAGGCTCGCGTGCGCGGCTTGCAGGTGCATGGCGAGGCGGTCGAGGAGGCTGTTGCCGGAACGCGCACCGCCGTCAATCTCCAGGGCGTCGAGCGAATGGATATCGAGCGCGGCGGTGTGCTGGGCCGCGCAGGCGAGCTAAAGGCAACCTATATGCTCGATGTGCGCCTTGAACATATCCCCGACGCTCCTCGGCCGCTCAAGACCCGCGACCGGGTGCGCTTCCACACGGGCACCTCGGAGGTCATGGGCCGCATCTCGGTCATCGGAGCCGAGACCATTGAGCCCGGCGAGAGCGCCTTTGCACAAATTCGTCTTGAGGCCCCCGTCTCCGCCCTGCCGCGCGACCGCTTCGTTATCCGAAGCTACTCGCCTGTTGTCACCATCGGGGGGGGCGAGATTCTCGATGTTGCCCCGAAAAAACACCGCCGCCTTCGTGTCTCATCGATGGCGCATTTCGATGCGCATCTGGGCGCCGATGAGACCACCCGTCTCCAGCTTCTTCTGGCCGATGCGGGCCCTGCCGGAGCTGATGTTGCCACTCTCACCGGGCGGCTCACGCTGACCCCCGATGAAATTCGCACACAGCTCGCCGCCCTTGCCAAATCGGGCCGGGCCCGAATCGTCGAGGCCGAAACGAGCCTTACGCTATCGAAGGCGCATTTCACCGCTCTTCAAAACGCCATCACCGACTTTCTCGCCGAATACCACAAGACCAACCCGCTTAAACCCGGCGCCCCGCGCGAGGAGGTTCGCGGCAAGGGAGGCGGTGCGGGCGAGCGGGCCTTCGCAGCGGCACTCAAGACGCTGGTCCATGCAGGAACCCTCATCGAGGAAGGCGCGCAACTTCGACTCGCCACCCACGAGGTAAAAGTCGGGGAAGATCTGGCGAAGGTAAAAACGAAGCTGGAAGATTTTTTCAAATCAGCAAACTTTCAGCCACCGGTGCTAAAATCAGTTTTCAGCGAGGCCAGCGTACCCGAGGGGCCGGGCAAGGCGGCCATGCAGGTTCTCGTGGACGAGGGGGCGCTCATTCGCCTAAAGGACGACCTCATCTACCACAAGGATGCGGTGGACGGGGCAAGATCGCGCCTTGAGAGCTATCTGGGCGAGAACGACAACATTTCGGCCTCGGAGTTCAGGGATCTCCTCGGCATAACGCGCAAGCACGCAATCCCAATTCTTGAATATTTCGACACCGCGCGGATTACCCTCCGCGTTGGCGACAAACGGGTCCTTCGCCCCCAAAGCGGGACGAATTAA
- a CDS encoding aminotransferase class V-fold PLP-dependent enzyme, giving the protein MAINSGSIRKLRGQIPAMKGQVYVNWGGSGPSPTPVLREVDCILKRESKLGPFHPILRDESKEAFEALRTSVSKLMGSRANEIALMDNTTSGINIAAAGIEWRAGDEAIVTDLEHPGGYLPWLMWRGRRRTKVRLLETGATDDELLANLDAMLTTRTRAVCVSHIAWLTGRRLPLREIGRRCRKVGALLVVDGAQSVGQIPIDVKKSLTDVYTLSGQKWLMGPQGTGAVYVRAGLRKQIRESGIGYRSALTRNLGTLSYTPQTSAARFEVATISPALYSGLRVAVDQCRASGPAGIERRNRTLANRLLKSLRNTAGVEVITPPGPAQSGLVAFRIEGMDAGAATDGMLKKHKVVLRAVDSVPPALRASIHYLNTEDEIDRIADGAAALARVAGKKRRR; this is encoded by the coding sequence TTGGCTATCAACTCCGGATCAATCCGAAAGCTCAGGGGGCAAATCCCCGCGATGAAGGGGCAGGTCTACGTCAACTGGGGAGGCAGCGGCCCCTCGCCGACACCGGTGCTCCGCGAGGTGGACTGCATTTTAAAGCGCGAATCAAAACTGGGCCCGTTTCACCCCATTCTACGCGATGAGTCGAAGGAAGCTTTTGAGGCGCTTCGCACCTCGGTGTCAAAGCTCATGGGCTCGCGGGCCAATGAAATAGCCCTGATGGACAATACAACCTCAGGGATAAACATTGCGGCGGCTGGCATTGAGTGGCGGGCTGGGGACGAGGCAATTGTCACCGACCTTGAGCACCCGGGGGGCTATCTGCCCTGGTTAATGTGGCGCGGCAGGCGGCGAACCAAGGTTCGACTATTGGAAACGGGAGCGACGGATGATGAACTGCTCGCGAACTTGGACGCAATGCTTACCACGCGGACGCGGGCCGTATGCGTAAGCCACATCGCCTGGCTGACGGGGCGGCGGCTGCCGCTTCGGGAGATTGGCCGGCGCTGCCGGAAAGTAGGGGCGCTGCTTGTTGTGGACGGGGCGCAATCGGTGGGCCAAATTCCCATCGATGTGAAAAAATCGCTCACCGATGTTTACACCCTATCGGGGCAGAAGTGGCTCATGGGACCGCAGGGCACGGGCGCTGTATATGTACGAGCCGGGCTGAGGAAACAGATTAGGGAATCCGGCATTGGCTACCGCTCGGCGCTGACTCGGAACCTGGGCACGCTCTCCTACACGCCCCAGACGAGCGCGGCGCGCTTTGAGGTCGCCACCATCAGCCCGGCGCTTTACTCGGGCCTTCGGGTGGCCGTCGATCAGTGCCGCGCTAGCGGGCCCGCCGGCATCGAGCGACGAAATCGCACCCTGGCGAACCGACTATTAAAGAGCCTCCGGAATACCGCCGGGGTTGAGGTCATCACCCCGCCCGGCCCGGCACAGTCGGGGCTCGTCGCGTTCCGTATAGAGGGGATGGATGCCGGGGCGGCGACCGATGGGATGCTCAAAAAGCACAAGGTCGTACTCCGGGCGGTAGATTCGGTGCCGCCTGCGCTTCGGGCCTCGATTCATTATCTCAACACCGAGGATGAGATAGACCGCATTGCCGATGGCGCGGCCGCCCTTGCCCGCGTTGCCGGGAAAAAACGGCGTCGCTAG
- a CDS encoding DUF3604 domain-containing protein has protein sequence MDQRLDPYRFDVGTARIEPDTDVVAGSFYTRKIIYTAGEYGTDEGGRILICKRLACDMELPQFTDSAASGYVTASCSNPDVGLALSYLEQGYIDDWRTAICVRVARGYLCLGDIVEVILGDTSGGGPGIRAQTYPEARHTLKVVVDTFNANYFYELTENPELRVVGGAPETWHLVYPQRPLKGEPFEVLVRAVDSWGNPAEEFQGKVRILKSISAGEEADHIPKEAELKEADGGVCRVPGVRLNGSGPYRLRVEDSLGLAALGPPICPRQSEDELSLFWGDMHGQTRSTVGTGTVEEYFRFARDKAGVDFAAWQGNDFRVRIQDWEEVKRETRAFNEPGRFVTILGYEWSGLRSGGGDYNIYFSGDDAEIHRSSHARIDDLSDVDTDRFPISELWKTFRGRKDVMSVAHIGGRACNLDYYDPEFVHLIEAHSHHGTFEWLIEEALERGFKVGITGGSDDHTGRQGLVYPNRRTNNVVTFDVMGGLLGLYAKELSREAVWDAMQSRRTYGTNGERIFLKTACGEAWMGEEIPSAGPPTIKVEVHGTAPLLDVELKRGLETIYRFPVNHPPTEKKGSRRIRVQWSGVTQKSGRDKKVNWRGGISLDKGSIVTYAPYALDQWDDSVQRVSNKVLRFQTFTSGDPDGVMLDVDAPPGAELSFFSDVVGFRVPLDDIGYEPHYVPGGGVNIQVQVSEVSSHSKDWSAQFAFTDEEIPPGCNPYWVRVLQLNGGQAWSSPIYVNH, from the coding sequence ATGGACCAGCGCCTCGATCCATATCGCTTCGATGTGGGCACGGCCCGTATCGAGCCTGATACGGATGTTGTGGCCGGCAGCTTCTACACCCGCAAAATTATCTACACCGCCGGGGAGTACGGCACCGACGAGGGGGGGCGCATCCTTATCTGCAAGCGCCTTGCCTGCGACATGGAGCTTCCCCAGTTCACCGATTCCGCGGCCTCGGGCTACGTGACAGCAAGCTGCTCGAATCCCGATGTCGGGCTTGCCCTGTCCTATCTTGAGCAGGGCTACATAGACGACTGGCGAACGGCTATTTGCGTCCGGGTGGCCAGGGGGTATTTGTGCCTCGGCGATATTGTCGAAGTCATCCTCGGCGACACCAGCGGCGGCGGCCCCGGCATCCGCGCCCAGACCTATCCCGAAGCACGCCACACCCTGAAGGTGGTCGTGGACACTTTTAACGCAAACTATTTTTACGAGTTGACCGAAAACCCCGAGCTTCGTGTGGTTGGTGGGGCTCCCGAAACCTGGCATCTGGTTTACCCGCAGCGCCCGCTTAAGGGCGAGCCGTTTGAAGTGCTCGTTCGGGCGGTGGATAGCTGGGGAAATCCCGCTGAGGAATTCCAGGGCAAGGTTCGCATTTTAAAAAGCATATCGGCGGGCGAGGAAGCAGATCACATCCCTAAGGAAGCGGAACTTAAAGAAGCTGATGGCGGGGTGTGCCGGGTGCCGGGCGTTCGCCTGAACGGCTCGGGCCCCTATCGCCTCCGGGTGGAGGACTCGCTTGGGCTCGCTGCGCTGGGGCCGCCAATTTGCCCACGGCAGAGCGAGGATGAACTCTCTCTTTTCTGGGGTGACATGCACGGTCAGACCCGCTCCACCGTCGGGACGGGCACGGTGGAGGAGTATTTCCGCTTCGCCCGTGATAAGGCCGGGGTGGATTTCGCCGCCTGGCAGGGAAACGACTTCCGTGTCCGAATACAGGACTGGGAGGAGGTAAAACGCGAGACCCGGGCCTTCAATGAGCCGGGCCGCTTCGTCACCATACTCGGCTACGAATGGTCGGGGCTGCGCTCGGGCGGGGGCGACTACAATATTTATTTTTCGGGCGATGATGCAGAAATTCACCGAAGCTCGCACGCGCGCATTGACGATCTTTCTGATGTTGATACGGATAGGTTTCCCATCTCGGAGCTCTGGAAAACCTTCCGGGGGCGCAAGGATGTCATGTCGGTTGCACATATCGGCGGTCGGGCCTGCAACCTTGATTATTATGATCCGGAGTTTGTTCATCTTATCGAGGCCCACTCGCACCATGGCACCTTTGAGTGGCTGATCGAGGAGGCCCTTGAGCGAGGCTTCAAGGTGGGCATCACGGGTGGAAGCGACGATCACACCGGCCGGCAGGGGCTCGTCTATCCCAATCGCCGGACGAACAACGTCGTCACGTTTGATGTCATGGGCGGCCTGCTCGGTCTCTACGCCAAAGAGCTCTCTCGCGAGGCGGTCTGGGACGCCATGCAGTCGCGGCGTACCTACGGCACGAACGGCGAGCGCATATTCCTCAAGACGGCTTGTGGAGAGGCCTGGATGGGCGAGGAAATTCCAAGCGCGGGGCCACCCACCATCAAAGTCGAGGTCCACGGCACCGCGCCGCTGCTCGATGTCGAACTCAAGCGTGGCCTTGAGACTATCTATCGGTTCCCGGTGAATCACCCCCCGACCGAAAAGAAGGGCTCGCGTCGCATCCGGGTGCAGTGGAGCGGTGTGACACAGAAGAGTGGAAGGGACAAAAAAGTAAACTGGCGCGGTGGGATATCTCTTGATAAGGGAAGCATCGTCACCTACGCCCCCTACGCCCTCGATCAGTGGGACGACAGCGTTCAGCGCGTATCGAACAAGGTGCTTCGCTTTCAGACGTTCACCTCAGGGGACCCGGACGGCGTCATGCTAGACGTGGACGCCCCACCGGGAGCCGAACTCAGCTTCTTCAGTGATGTCGTGGGATTTCGGGTGCCCCTCGATGATATTGGATACGAGCCGCACTATGTGCCCGGCGGCGGGGTGAACATTCAAGTTCAAGTGAGCGAGGTATCGAGCCATTCGAAAGACTGGAGCGCGCAATTTGCCTTCACTGATGAGGAAATCCCTCCGGGGTGCAACCCCTACTGGGTGCGTGTGCTTCAGCTCAATGGCGGCCAGGCCTGGTCGAGCCCGATTTACGTGAACCACTAA
- a CDS encoding CoA transferase, giving the protein MKILDGLKVIDASQFNAGPIVSLYMAGYGADVIKVERPGGEDSRAIGPFKEGQSSYFMSLNRGKRSITVNLKSPGGIEVFKCLARSADVVVENYLPGVMDRLGVGYDVLRRENPGLIYGAVSGFGQRGPSAKRPAFDSLLQAAGGLISVTGPVGGPPVRVGVSIVDITSGLFLLSGILSALWQRERTGEGRRVDASMLASTVNIMENPVARHSFEGKVPEPEGLSHPVVSPFSGYRTRDGLIFVAISNTNRYRVLVEALGRPELAGDPRFTENQDRVENEDALRGVLEDILMEKTTGEWEAELIPQGVTVSAINDVAQMKERFPEAFIEVVHPTAGPALFPNSPIEFSEGDLDFSRPAPLVGEHTEEILSELGYSENEIKKFQEENSV; this is encoded by the coding sequence ATGAAAATTCTCGATGGGCTCAAGGTCATCGACGCCAGCCAATTCAATGCCGGGCCGATAGTGTCGCTGTATATGGCGGGCTATGGCGCCGATGTTATCAAGGTGGAGCGCCCTGGCGGAGAAGACAGCCGCGCCATCGGCCCCTTCAAAGAGGGCCAGAGCAGCTATTTCATGAGCCTGAACCGCGGGAAGCGCTCGATTACGGTCAACCTCAAGAGCCCTGGTGGCATAGAGGTGTTCAAGTGCCTTGCCCGCTCGGCGGATGTGGTGGTGGAAAATTATCTGCCGGGCGTCATGGACCGCCTCGGTGTGGGTTATGACGTGCTTCGCCGTGAAAATCCCGGGCTCATTTACGGCGCAGTCTCGGGCTTTGGCCAGCGGGGCCCGTCAGCCAAGCGCCCGGCGTTCGACAGTCTTTTGCAGGCCGCAGGTGGCCTCATCAGCGTGACTGGTCCGGTGGGCGGCCCGCCGGTGCGGGTCGGCGTGTCCATTGTCGATATCACGAGCGGGCTTTTTTTGCTCTCAGGGATTCTCTCGGCGCTCTGGCAAAGAGAGCGCACCGGCGAGGGCCGCCGCGTTGATGCCTCGATGCTGGCCTCGACTGTCAACATCATGGAAAACCCTGTTGCCCGGCACAGTTTTGAGGGCAAGGTACCGGAGCCCGAGGGTCTCTCGCACCCGGTCGTCTCCCCATTTTCGGGCTATCGGACGCGGGACGGTCTCATTTTTGTTGCGATATCGAACACAAATCGCTACCGGGTGTTGGTGGAAGCCCTGGGCCGCCCCGAACTGGCGGGCGATCCCCGTTTCACAGAAAACCAGGATCGCGTCGAGAACGAGGATGCCTTGCGAGGGGTGCTCGAGGATATCTTGATGGAAAAGACCACCGGGGAGTGGGAGGCTGAACTCATTCCTCAGGGTGTCACGGTAAGCGCCATCAACGATGTGGCGCAAATGAAGGAGCGTTTTCCAGAGGCTTTTATCGAGGTGGTGCATCCGACTGCCGGGCCGGCCCTGTTTCCAAACTCTCCGATTGAATTCAGCGAAGGTGATCTTGATTTTTCACGACCAGCCCCACTTGTGGGAGAACACACCGAGGAGATTCTCTCGGAGCTTGGCTACAGTGAAAATGAGATAAAGAAATTTCAGGAGGAAAATTCGGTTTAA
- a CDS encoding gamma-glutamyl-gamma-aminobutyrate hydrolase family protein encodes MIRPRIGITCDLNQREFPEEPVERDRHTLMDAYVLAITKAGGIPILLPSLEDESDALALIDVFDALVISGGGHDIDPELFGERRIPECGPANDKRANFELSLCRGALSRDVPILGICGGMQAVNVAAGGTLVQDIVAQLEEPLSHVPIDPKKETYTYHPIEVLSSALEATIGSGPYNVNSHHHQSVKELGSGMRITAKTTDGVIEAIECTSCRFVLGVQWHPESMSAYGYGDSEASDHIFARLIDEAREFAQDSGARRFELA; translated from the coding sequence ATGATTCGTCCCCGGATTGGCATCACTTGTGATTTAAATCAACGAGAATTTCCCGAAGAGCCTGTCGAGCGTGACCGCCATACTTTGATGGACGCATATGTTCTGGCCATTACCAAGGCGGGTGGGATTCCCATTCTTTTGCCCTCGCTTGAAGATGAAAGCGACGCCCTAGCTCTTATAGATGTTTTTGATGCGCTTGTTATTTCGGGTGGTGGCCACGACATTGACCCTGAATTATTTGGCGAGCGGCGTATACCTGAATGCGGCCCTGCGAACGATAAGCGGGCCAATTTTGAGCTCTCGTTGTGCCGGGGTGCTCTTTCTCGCGATGTCCCAATTTTGGGAATATGCGGGGGAATGCAGGCGGTAAACGTTGCCGCCGGTGGAACCTTGGTTCAGGACATTGTTGCGCAGCTTGAGGAGCCGCTTTCTCATGTCCCAATAGACCCCAAAAAAGAAACCTATACGTACCACCCGATTGAAGTGCTTTCCTCTGCGCTGGAGGCCACCATTGGGTCTGGCCCCTACAACGTGAACAGCCACCACCATCAATCCGTCAAAGAGCTCGGCTCCGGCATGCGCATTACGGCGAAAACCACCGACGGGGTCATTGAAGCGATTGAATGCACCTCGTGTCGGTTTGTTCTCGGTGTTCAGTGGCACCCCGAATCCATGTCGGCCTACGGATACGGCGACAGCGAGGCCTCTGATCATATTTTTGCGCGCCTTATCGATGAGGCGCGCGAATTCGCACAAGATTCCGGCGCCCGCCGTTTCGAGCTGGCGTAG
- a CDS encoding L-seryl-tRNA(Sec) selenium transferase — MTSPEKPIDNTRFLRNLPSVDELMDELRQEADGEAIGEASGAALAEVAREAIEIERRRILAGGSIDNGDPSDIRAALRDNIIKETKALHAASRTPDLRHVINATGIVLHTNLGRAPLSEAACEALLAVSKSYSNLEYDLEAGHRGSRAGAIESLLQKLTGAESAVVVNNNAAAVMFAIRFMAEGKEVVISRGELVEIGGSFRIPEIMAQSGAQMVEVGATNKTHLADYEKAIGPNTGLLLKAHTSNYRIIGFTEEVPREALAALAGERGIPFLEDLGSGCLINPPGIPHEPTVAASVAAGVDVITFSGDKLMGGPQAGIIVGKAAWVDKLKKHPMMRALRLDKLTLAALEATLRAYLDPERAMREVPALRMLSEDATAAGGRAKALLEAMGGKIAGWLRAEMIDTVGRVGGGAMPTAELKSCALALSPEGISAGKLDTLLRKAAPPVVARIHEDRLLLDMRCVSDAEIEPLAEIIKKLAQKAD; from the coding sequence ATGACATCGCCCGAAAAACCCATTGATAATACTCGATTTTTGCGGAATTTACCTTCCGTCGATGAACTGATGGATGAGTTGCGCCAAGAAGCAGATGGCGAGGCCATTGGGGAGGCCTCAGGGGCCGCCCTGGCCGAGGTGGCGCGCGAGGCCATCGAAATCGAGCGGCGCCGCATTCTGGCTGGTGGAAGCATCGATAATGGCGACCCCAGTGATATCAGGGCAGCGCTTCGAGACAATATCATCAAGGAAACCAAAGCGCTTCACGCCGCCAGCCGAACCCCCGATCTTCGCCATGTCATCAACGCCACTGGCATCGTCCTGCACACCAATCTCGGCCGCGCCCCGCTGAGCGAGGCCGCCTGCGAGGCGCTACTCGCGGTCTCCAAAAGCTACTCGAATCTCGAATACGATCTTGAAGCAGGCCACCGAGGAAGCCGAGCCGGTGCAATCGAATCGCTCCTTCAAAAACTCACCGGCGCCGAGTCCGCCGTTGTCGTAAACAACAACGCCGCCGCCGTCATGTTCGCCATTCGCTTTATGGCCGAGGGCAAGGAAGTTGTCATTTCCAGGGGCGAGCTCGTCGAGATCGGCGGCTCGTTTCGTATCCCCGAGATCATGGCCCAGAGCGGGGCACAAATGGTCGAGGTGGGCGCCACCAACAAAACCCACCTTGCCGATTATGAAAAAGCCATCGGTCCCAATACCGGCCTCCTCCTCAAGGCCCACACCAGCAACTACCGCATTATCGGCTTCACCGAAGAAGTGCCCCGCGAGGCGCTCGCCGCCCTTGCTGGTGAGAGGGGCATCCCGTTTCTTGAGGATCTGGGTAGCGGCTGCCTCATTAATCCGCCCGGCATCCCGCACGAGCCCACGGTGGCTGCCTCGGTCGCGGCTGGCGTGGATGTCATTACATTCTCGGGCGATAAGCTCATGGGCGGGCCGCAAGCGGGCATCATCGTTGGCAAGGCCGCCTGGGTGGACAAGCTCAAGAAACATCCAATGATGCGGGCGCTGCGCCTCGACAAGCTCACCCTCGCGGCGCTTGAGGCCACGCTCAGAGCCTACCTCGACCCGGAGCGTGCCATGCGCGAGGTCCCTGCACTCAGAATGCTCTCAGAGGACGCCACAGCCGCCGGTGGCCGGGCAAAAGCGCTGCTAGAGGCGATGGGAGGAAAAATCGCCGGGTGGCTCCGCGCCGAGATGATCGATACCGTGGGGCGCGTGGGAGGCGGCGCGATGCCGACCGCCGAGCTAAAAAGCTGCGCCCTGGCTCTGTCTCCCGAGGGGATATCCGCAGGCAAGCTCGACACCCTGCTTCGGAAAGCGGCGCCGCCAGTTGTCGCCCGCATTCATGAAGACCGCCTCCTGCTCGACATGAGGTGTGTCTCGGATGCCGAGATCGAACCGCTGGCGGAAATAATCAAAAAACTGGCCCAAAAGGCCGATTAA